In Vagococcus hydrophili, one DNA window encodes the following:
- a CDS encoding YebC/PmpR family DNA-binding transcriptional regulator, with protein MGRKWANIVAKKTAKDANNSKIYAKFGIEIYAAAKSGEPDPHSNQKLRFVIERAKTYNVPKHIIDRAIEKAKGSGDETYSELRYEGFGPNGSMVIVDTLTNNVNRTVADVRAAFNKNGGNMGVSGAVAYMFDNTAIFGFAGTDVDDIFEFLMEKEIDVRDVFEEEGQIIVYGESTDFHVIQEALKEKGIEEFSVAEIQMLAQSEVELTGDDLAHFEKMIDVLDELEDVQSIYHNVELD; from the coding sequence ATGGGACGTAAATGGGCAAATATTGTCGCTAAGAAAACGGCTAAGGACGCTAACAACAGTAAAATTTATGCAAAATTCGGTATTGAGATTTATGCAGCAGCAAAATCAGGTGAACCTGATCCGCATTCTAACCAAAAATTACGTTTCGTTATTGAGCGTGCTAAAACTTATAATGTACCAAAACACATTATTGACCGTGCGATTGAAAAAGCGAAAGGTTCAGGAGATGAAACTTATTCTGAATTACGCTATGAAGGATTTGGTCCGAATGGTTCAATGGTCATCGTAGACACATTAACAAATAACGTTAACCGTACAGTAGCTGACGTACGTGCGGCATTTAATAAAAACGGTGGAAACATGGGCGTTTCTGGAGCTGTTGCTTATATGTTTGATAACACAGCTATCTTTGGTTTTGCAGGAACTGACGTGGATGATATTTTTGAATTCTTAATGGAAAAAGAAATTGATGTTCGTGACGTTTTTGAAGAAGAAGGTCAAATCATCGTTTATGGTGAATCAACTGATTTCCATGTGATTCAAGAAGCATTAAAAGAAAAAGGCATCGAAGAATTTTCAGTAGCGGAGATTCAAATGTTAGCTCAAAGTGAAGTTGAGTTAACTGGTGATGATTTAGCTCATTTCGAAAAAATGATTGATGTTTTAGACGAGTTAGAAGATGTACAAAGTATTTATCATAACGTTGAATTAGATTAG
- a CDS encoding sugar-binding transcriptional regulator, translating into MNEDLINNESLLVKLCEDYYLNDINISELAKKYDLSRYRVMKYIEEAKEKQVVTISINSPHARNYDLENIFKKYFSTTNVYILKDTEDVSNQDLFFSKFVADYTQSFIQQSKIVALSWGDSVFKVIDQFKKTQREDLVFTQFIGEIGKYNSLAGSTRLVQKAADCYESSYLTLSIPLYIINDTARELMSLEPLMAKTLSTAAHADILISGIGTPSSIESVDSWNNHKNLLFPNMNECVGFLYGRPFNDQGEFINSEDKTFGLTLKEVFVINKRIGICNSKFKSVACLGALRGHFFTDLFLDEKTAWKILGLIKE; encoded by the coding sequence ATGAATGAAGATTTAATAAACAATGAGTCATTACTCGTTAAACTATGTGAAGATTATTATTTAAATGATATTAATATTAGTGAATTAGCTAAAAAATATGATTTAAGTCGCTATAGAGTTATGAAGTACATTGAAGAAGCTAAAGAAAAGCAAGTTGTTACAATATCGATTAACTCACCACATGCAAGAAATTACGATTTAGAAAATATCTTTAAAAAATATTTTTCAACAACTAATGTCTATATTTTAAAAGATACAGAAGATGTTTCTAATCAAGATTTATTCTTTTCAAAATTTGTGGCTGACTATACACAGTCTTTTATCCAACAATCTAAAATTGTTGCTTTATCTTGGGGAGATAGTGTTTTTAAAGTCATCGATCAATTTAAAAAGACACAAAGAGAAGATCTTGTCTTTACTCAGTTCATTGGAGAAATCGGAAAGTACAATTCATTAGCTGGATCAACAAGGCTTGTACAAAAAGCGGCTGATTGTTATGAATCGTCTTATCTTACTCTAAGCATTCCTCTTTATATTATTAATGACACAGCTCGAGAACTTATGTCTCTTGAACCTTTAATGGCTAAAACATTATCAACAGCTGCTCACGCAGATATATTAATTTCTGGTATTGGGACACCAAGTTCGATAGAATCTGTAGACTCTTGGAATAACCATAAAAATTTACTTTTCCCTAATATGAATGAATGTGTTGGTTTTTTATACGGTCGGCCTTTTAATGATCAAGGTGAATTTATAAACAGCGAGGATAAAACTTTTGGACTAACACTAAAAGAGGTTTTCGTCATTAATAAACGAATTGGTATTTGTAACAGTAAGTTTAAATCAGTTGCCTGTTTAGGTGCTCTTAGAGGGCATTTTTTCACCGATTTGTTCTTAGATGAGAAAACGGCTTGGAAGATTTTAGGATTAATAAAAGAATAG
- a CDS encoding NAD(P)-dependent malic enzyme, whose protein sequence is MKKGEIDLNDVFEIHKKNIGVLSLKTTEEVHDNQDLAKMYTPGVAELSLMIEKDHDLARELTISGKLVAVVTDGTAVLGLGNVGDQAGLPIVEGKSLLYKTLADVDAIPLAIKQKSVDEIVDTIANLEHSFAGIHLEDISAPQCFEIEEKLQERVSIPVYHDDQEGTAIVVLAGLINAAKLANKPMSELKVLINGVGASGLATAELLFKVGVTHLTLVDKQGVLKVTDKTLNKYQRQLVEKLAENKNVTTLSEAIVGQDAFIGLSDGNVLTEKMVESMSSSAIVFALANPVPEIDPELAKKAGAKLIATGSSKYPNQVNNILAFPGLFKGLLLSKAKKVDLELQIEVANSLADLVTEPSTEKFIPNVFDSGVVEAVTQAVLNYKK, encoded by the coding sequence ATGAAAAAAGGAGAGATTGATTTGAATGATGTTTTTGAAATTCATAAAAAAAACATAGGTGTTTTAAGTTTAAAAACAACAGAAGAAGTTCACGACAATCAAGATTTGGCAAAAATGTACACACCAGGAGTTGCTGAATTGAGTTTAATGATTGAGAAAGATCATGATTTAGCAAGAGAATTGACAATCAGCGGAAAATTGGTAGCGGTTGTAACAGATGGAACTGCCGTTTTAGGATTGGGAAATGTTGGCGATCAAGCAGGACTTCCAATTGTAGAAGGAAAGTCATTACTGTATAAAACATTAGCAGACGTTGACGCGATTCCCTTAGCGATTAAACAAAAATCTGTGGATGAGATTGTGGATACGATTGCTAATTTAGAGCACAGTTTTGCAGGGATTCACTTAGAAGATATTTCAGCTCCTCAATGTTTTGAAATTGAAGAAAAACTTCAAGAAAGAGTTTCGATACCTGTTTATCATGATGATCAAGAAGGAACTGCAATTGTTGTTTTGGCTGGATTAATCAATGCGGCTAAACTGGCAAATAAGCCAATGTCAGAATTAAAAGTTTTAATTAACGGTGTTGGGGCATCAGGACTTGCTACAGCAGAACTGCTTTTTAAAGTCGGTGTCACTCATTTGACGCTAGTAGATAAACAAGGTGTACTTAAAGTTACTGACAAAACATTAAATAAATACCAACGTCAGCTTGTTGAAAAATTAGCAGAAAATAAAAATGTAACCACTTTATCGGAAGCAATCGTTGGACAAGATGCTTTCATTGGTTTATCTGATGGCAATGTGTTAACAGAAAAAATGGTAGAAAGTATGAGTTCATCAGCTATTGTCTTTGCATTAGCAAATCCGGTGCCAGAAATAGATCCAGAGCTTGCTAAAAAAGCAGGAGCAAAACTTATCGCAACAGGCTCATCTAAATATCCTAATCAAGTGAATAATATTTTAGCTTTTCCGGGATTATTTAAAGGATTACTTTTATCTAAGGCTAAGAAAGTTGATTTAGAGTTACAAATAGAAGTGGCTAATAGTTTAGCTGATTTGGTGACAGAACCAAGTACAGAGAAGTTTATTCCCAATGTTTTTGATTCAGGAGTTGTAGAAGCAGTGACTCAAGCTGTTTTAAACTATAAAAAATAA
- a CDS encoding 2-hydroxycarboxylate transporter family protein, with amino-acid sequence MVEKLKKFKIGFIPLPLYAILVLAYVAMTISDIVPEKDMLVALGIMTVFAYLLEEIGKNIPVLKNLGGKVLVVTFLPAFLVYKNWLPQSTVTVVSDFMNNNNFLMFFITLLVVGSIASMNRHTLIKATSRILVILILCDVIGSLVGTGVGVMLGMSAWQAYFFVVAPIMAGGVGEGAMPLSIGYAAIMSGMSQNDIFGKILPCVMLGSLVAVLLAGILRKIGEKKPHLTGNGKLIDGDDEKLENLKASSGAISIDKTLIAGVVAITIYFLAVYVEHLIHQLLGFSIPSPVILLVSLMGAKMLGFIPKDVEEGGASLYGFTVKGITPPLLFGVGVAKTDWEELIQVFKSPAIIVTIVATVCAIVLTAYIAAKFLKMYPVDTAIAVSCCSGQGGTGALAILASGDRMVLMPFAQVAVRLGGAMTVTFAIFLMGLLS; translated from the coding sequence ATGGTTGAAAAGTTAAAAAAGTTTAAGATTGGTTTTATTCCATTACCACTATACGCAATTTTAGTGTTAGCGTATGTTGCAATGACGATCAGTGACATTGTTCCAGAGAAAGACATGTTAGTAGCTTTAGGTATTATGACTGTATTCGCTTATTTATTAGAAGAAATTGGTAAAAATATTCCCGTATTAAAAAATTTAGGTGGAAAAGTATTGGTTGTTACTTTCTTACCTGCGTTCTTAGTTTATAAAAACTGGTTACCACAAAGTACAGTTACAGTTGTTAGTGATTTTATGAACAATAATAACTTTTTAATGTTCTTTATCACGTTACTTGTGGTAGGAAGTATTGCTTCAATGAATCGCCACACATTAATCAAAGCAACATCTCGTATTTTAGTTATTTTGATTTTATGCGATGTGATTGGTTCCTTAGTTGGGACTGGTGTTGGGGTTATGTTAGGCATGTCAGCGTGGCAAGCATACTTTTTCGTTGTAGCACCTATTATGGCTGGTGGTGTTGGTGAGGGTGCGATGCCTTTATCTATTGGTTATGCCGCTATTATGTCTGGTATGAGTCAAAATGACATTTTTGGTAAAATTTTACCTTGTGTTATGTTAGGAAGTTTAGTTGCCGTATTATTAGCAGGAATTTTACGTAAAATTGGGGAAAAGAAACCTCACTTAACGGGTAATGGTAAACTGATTGATGGTGATGATGAAAAATTAGAAAATCTAAAAGCATCATCTGGAGCAATCAGTATTGATAAAACATTGATAGCAGGAGTCGTTGCGATTACGATTTATTTCCTAGCAGTTTATGTGGAACATTTAATTCATCAACTACTCGGTTTCTCTATTCCTTCTCCAGTTATTTTGTTAGTATCGTTAATGGGAGCAAAAATGTTAGGGTTTATTCCTAAAGACGTTGAAGAAGGTGGAGCCTCACTTTACGGATTCACTGTAAAAGGAATTACACCGCCACTTTTATTTGGTGTTGGGGTTGCTAAAACAGACTGGGAAGAATTAATTCAAGTTTTTAAAAGTCCAGCGATTATCGTGACAATCGTTGCAACTGTTTGTGCCATTGTTTTAACAGCATATATTGCAGCTAAGTTTTTAAAAATGTACCCAGTTGATACAGCAATTGCCGTTTCTTGTTGTAGTGGACAAGGTGGTACTGGCGCATTAGCTATCTTAGCCTCAGGTGACAGAATGGTCCTTATGCCATTTGCACAAGTAGCTGTTCGTTTAGGTGGAGCAATGACTGTTACTTTCGCCATATTCTTAATGGGATTATTATCGTAG
- the citC gene encoding [citrate (pro-3S)-lyase] ligase: MFNQANITRLFLSNKKTLSDWKTLMLDSGIERFSNEEVMLLDSTYGIYEEERLVATVSISGSLVKYIAILDEFRQEGSVFNRLVSHALQELASEQVFHVFVLTKLKFQQSFEYLGFKLIAATDQVAFLEYGIPTIENFLEKIPQKNVTKKASIVMNANPFTKGHYHLIETAANENDWVYVFVVEKEQDVFSTKDRLEMIRQGTKKLTNVTVILGGDYMISPFTFPMYFLRQNDEATKVQTTLDATIFKASIASYLGISTRYVGEEPLSQMTETYNQALKENLEPEIDVKIIPRIMTETGKIISATNVRKHVATGDLSAILEFVPKTTYDYLVRLKK; this comes from the coding sequence ATGTTTAATCAAGCGAACATCACAAGATTATTTTTAAGTAATAAAAAAACTTTATCAGATTGGAAAACATTGATGCTAGATTCTGGGATTGAACGTTTTTCAAATGAAGAGGTGATGTTGCTTGATTCAACGTATGGTATTTATGAGGAAGAAAGATTAGTTGCTACTGTTTCAATTAGTGGCTCATTGGTTAAATATATAGCCATCTTAGATGAATTTAGGCAAGAGGGTAGTGTATTTAATCGACTGGTTTCTCATGCTCTACAAGAATTAGCGAGTGAACAAGTTTTCCATGTGTTTGTCCTAACTAAACTTAAGTTTCAACAAAGTTTTGAATACTTAGGCTTTAAGTTGATAGCTGCCACTGATCAAGTTGCTTTTTTAGAGTATGGTATACCAACAATTGAGAATTTTCTAGAAAAAATACCTCAAAAAAATGTCACTAAAAAAGCAAGTATCGTTATGAATGCTAATCCTTTTACGAAAGGACATTATCATTTAATCGAAACAGCTGCGAATGAAAATGATTGGGTCTATGTGTTTGTTGTAGAAAAAGAGCAGGATGTTTTTTCTACAAAGGACCGTTTAGAAATGATTCGACAAGGAACAAAAAAATTAACGAATGTGACAGTTATTTTAGGTGGTGACTATATGATTAGTCCTTTTACCTTTCCAATGTACTTTTTAAGACAAAATGATGAAGCGACTAAAGTTCAGACAACATTAGATGCGACAATTTTTAAAGCAAGTATCGCTTCTTATTTAGGTATTTCTACGAGATATGTTGGAGAAGAACCTTTATCCCAAATGACTGAAACATATAATCAAGCATTAAAAGAAAATTTAGAACCCGAAATAGATGTAAAAATAATCCCTAGAATAATGACAGAAACAGGAAAGATTATCTCAGCAACCAATGTCAGAAAACATGTTGCTACTGGAGATTTATCAGCTATTCTTGAGTTTGTTCCAAAAACAACTTATGACTATTTAGTTAGATTAAAGAAGTAA
- the citD gene encoding citrate lyase acyl carrier protein: MKIENTAVAGTLESSDVQIMISEGKEGITIDLESQVLEQFGRQIKQVILDTLTAYDITDAQLKVVDKGALDCVIKARLTAAIHRSLGIQHKETPWEV; encoded by the coding sequence ATGAAAATAGAAAATACAGCAGTTGCAGGAACTTTAGAATCTAGTGATGTTCAAATCATGATTTCTGAAGGTAAAGAAGGTATTACAATTGATTTAGAAAGCCAAGTATTAGAGCAGTTTGGTAGACAAATTAAACAAGTGATTTTAGATACTTTAACAGCATACGATATAACTGATGCTCAATTAAAGGTTGTAGATAAAGGTGCCTTAGATTGTGTGATTAAAGCAAGATTAACAGCGGCTATTCACAGATCTCTAGGTATCCAGCACAAAGAAACACCGTGGGAGGTTTAA
- the citE gene encoding citrate (pro-3S)-lyase subunit beta — translation MKERLRRTMMFVPGNNPAMIKDAGIYGADSIMFDLEDAVAMTEKDAARMLVYQAIQTVDYGNTEVVVRINDLHSEFGRADIFAVVKAGVDVIRLPKTEYPEDVIEVDEVIQEAEEHFGIPVGTTLMMAAIEGAAGVLNAPAIAKASDRLIGIAIGAEDYVTNMKTKRYPDGKELFFARSMIVHAARAAGISAFDTVYSNVDNTEGFLNEVKLIHQLGFDGKSCINPRQIPLVNSVYQPTTKEIENALNVVAAIEEAKAKGSGVISLNGKMIDKPIVERAERVIRLAKASNLMDEEGNIYE, via the coding sequence ATGAAAGAACGTTTAAGAAGAACAATGATGTTTGTTCCGGGAAATAATCCAGCTATGATTAAAGATGCAGGTATTTACGGGGCAGATTCAATTATGTTCGATTTAGAAGATGCGGTTGCTATGACTGAAAAAGATGCAGCTAGAATGTTAGTTTATCAAGCTATTCAAACAGTTGATTATGGTAATACTGAAGTAGTTGTAAGGATTAATGATTTACATTCTGAATTTGGTCGTGCTGATATTTTTGCCGTTGTTAAAGCTGGTGTAGATGTGATTCGTTTGCCAAAAACTGAGTATCCAGAAGATGTCATTGAAGTCGATGAGGTCATTCAAGAAGCGGAAGAACATTTTGGCATTCCAGTAGGAACAACTCTTATGATGGCTGCGATTGAGGGTGCGGCTGGTGTACTGAATGCTCCTGCGATTGCTAAAGCTTCTGATCGATTAATTGGTATTGCGATTGGTGCCGAAGATTATGTAACGAATATGAAAACAAAACGTTATCCAGATGGAAAAGAATTGTTCTTTGCTCGTAGTATGATTGTTCATGCAGCTCGTGCGGCAGGAATTTCCGCTTTTGATACGGTATATTCTAATGTTGATAATACAGAAGGATTCTTAAATGAAGTTAAATTGATTCATCAATTAGGTTTTGACGGAAAATCATGTATAAATCCTAGACAAATTCCATTAGTTAATAGCGTGTATCAACCAACAACAAAAGAAATAGAAAATGCGTTGAATGTGGTTGCTGCTATTGAAGAAGCAAAAGCAAAAGGTTCAGGCGTTATTTCATTAAATGGAAAAATGATTGATAAACCAATTGTAGAGAGAGCTGAGAGAGTCATTCGATTAGCAAAAGCGTCTAACTTAATGGATGAGGAGGGAAATATTTATGAGTAG
- the citF gene encoding citrate lyase subunit alpha, translating into MSRELPKDILKKYETTFSTVELPSVEVNRVAPKVTTVTNKMEKVLPTIKEAVEKTGLKDGMTISFHHHLREGDFVFNQVMAVIKEMGIKDLTLAPSSLTNVMNEMVIECIKAGIVSHITSSGMRGSLGEFISRGGMENPVILRSHGNRPRAIESGEIKIDVAFLGVPTTDNYGNANAVYGKSVFGSLGYAKVDAQYADKVVLITDNLVPYPNTPISIPQTQVDYIVEVDAIGNPDKIGAGATRFTKDPKELKIAETVKDVIVNSPYFKEGFSFQTGTGGAALAVTRYLKEEMKAKDIKASFALGGITKPTVELLEEGLVAKVLDVQDFDKGAAEGMAQFENQQEIDASFYAGPHNKGAVVNQLDVVILSALEIDTQFNVNVMTGSDGVLRGAIGGHQDAATAKLTIISAPLVRGRIPTVVKDVTTLITPGSSIDVLVTEIGIAINPLRQDLVDIFKNIKRIPVFTIEELQQRAEKIVGVPEPLQFTNRVVACIEYRDGSLLDVVKEIKPYKE; encoded by the coding sequence ATGAGTAGAGAGCTACCCAAAGATATCTTAAAAAAATATGAAACAACCTTTAGTACTGTGGAGCTTCCTTCAGTTGAAGTGAATCGTGTGGCACCGAAAGTAACAACTGTCACAAATAAAATGGAAAAAGTTCTTCCTACTATCAAAGAAGCAGTTGAAAAAACAGGTTTAAAAGATGGTATGACGATTTCTTTCCATCATCATTTGAGAGAAGGAGACTTTGTTTTTAATCAAGTGATGGCTGTTATTAAAGAGATGGGAATTAAAGATTTAACCTTAGCACCAAGTTCTTTAACAAACGTTATGAATGAGATGGTTATTGAGTGTATTAAAGCAGGAATAGTTTCTCACATCACAAGTAGTGGAATGCGTGGCAGTTTAGGTGAGTTTATCTCACGTGGTGGTATGGAGAATCCAGTTATTTTACGTTCTCATGGGAATCGACCTCGTGCCATTGAATCAGGCGAAATTAAAATAGATGTTGCCTTTTTAGGTGTTCCAACAACTGATAATTATGGAAATGCGAATGCTGTTTACGGGAAATCTGTTTTTGGTTCTTTAGGCTATGCCAAAGTTGATGCACAGTACGCAGATAAAGTCGTTTTAATCACGGATAACTTAGTTCCTTATCCTAATACACCAATCAGTATCCCGCAAACACAAGTAGATTATATTGTGGAAGTTGATGCCATTGGTAATCCAGATAAAATTGGTGCTGGAGCAACTCGTTTTACCAAAGATCCAAAAGAATTGAAAATTGCTGAGACAGTGAAAGATGTTATTGTTAACTCACCTTATTTTAAAGAAGGATTTTCATTCCAAACGGGAACGGGTGGGGCAGCTTTAGCCGTGACTCGTTATTTAAAAGAAGAAATGAAAGCTAAAGACATTAAGGCGTCATTTGCTTTAGGTGGTATCACGAAACCAACTGTGGAATTACTAGAAGAAGGTTTGGTTGCTAAAGTATTAGATGTTCAAGATTTTGATAAAGGTGCAGCAGAGGGAATGGCACAATTTGAAAATCAACAAGAAATTGATGCGTCATTTTATGCAGGTCCTCATAATAAGGGGGCAGTTGTTAATCAACTAGATGTAGTTATTTTATCTGCTTTAGAGATTGATACTCAGTTCAATGTGAATGTTATGACTGGATCAGATGGTGTTTTAAGAGGAGCTATCGGAGGACATCAAGATGCAGCAACTGCTAAGTTAACGATTATTTCAGCACCTCTTGTTCGTGGTAGAATACCAACAGTTGTTAAAGATGTGACAACTTTAATTACACCAGGATCAAGTATTGATGTTCTTGTTACAGAAATTGGTATTGCGATTAATCCGTTACGTCAAGATTTAGTAGATATCTTTAAAAATATTAAACGTATTCCTGTATTTACAATCGAAGAGTTACAACAACGCGCTGAAAAAATTGTGGGTGTTCCAGAACCTTTGCAGTTTACAAATCGTGTGGTTGCTTGTATCGAATATCGTGATGGCTCACTATTAGATGTTGTGAAAGAAATTAAACCTTATAAAGAATAG
- the citX gene encoding citrate lyase holo-[acyl-carrier protein] synthase — protein MIFGSGVEQTVEDMLRHREQRMMFQKKLLNDNEEVTLISYTMNIPGPIKNNSAIFEMFNYGFGLIEQALKNEKVEIIYQKIIQLPSGNDGFFLVKELPIPVKELTMKLEEQSEFGRLLDIDILSIEQEELIQVSRSHFKENPRKCLLCSADAKNCARSRKHSVEELQIKINEIYERMT, from the coding sequence ATGATATTTGGATCAGGTGTAGAACAAACAGTGGAAGACATGCTAAGACATAGGGAACAACGAATGATGTTCCAAAAGAAATTGTTAAACGATAATGAAGAAGTAACCCTTATTTCTTATACCATGAATATACCTGGTCCAATTAAAAATAATTCAGCTATTTTTGAAATGTTTAATTATGGTTTTGGACTGATAGAACAAGCATTAAAAAACGAAAAGGTTGAGATTATTTATCAAAAAATAATTCAGCTACCAAGTGGAAATGACGGATTTTTTCTAGTGAAAGAACTACCTATTCCGGTAAAAGAGTTAACAATGAAATTAGAGGAACAAAGTGAATTTGGTCGTTTACTAGATATTGATATTTTGTCTATAGAACAGGAAGAATTAATTCAAGTAAGTCGATCACACTTTAAGGAAAATCCGAGAAAATGCTTATTGTGTTCCGCTGATGCCAAAAATTGTGCGAGAAGTCGAAAGCATTCTGTGGAAGAATTACAAATTAAAATAAATGAAATTTATGAAAGGATGACGTAA
- the citG gene encoding triphosphoribosyl-dephospho-CoA synthase CitG, translated as MEQAVKKIAQQAQLGLLYEVSCFPKPGLVDPIDSGSHNDMDYFTFLESSVVLLPFFEEFIQVGYELKYLPITETFKKIRKIGVLAENEMLHVTQNVNTHKGVIFSLGIFLTICGRLEVWKNDVSLKQFQMEIKEMTCDLLNDFENLPNDKSELTFGEKLFVEHGMTGIRGEAQSGYPSVFDYGLTFYDKYQGKNNEQLIDTLMFLSLHVEDTNLIKRSQSISVFESYREMANNFLELGGYSTESGLNYLNKLNRLLKEKNWSLGGSADTLILVVFVSKLVKLGYLKK; from the coding sequence GTGGAACAAGCGGTAAAAAAAATAGCTCAGCAAGCTCAATTAGGGTTATTGTACGAAGTATCTTGTTTTCCTAAACCCGGTTTAGTTGATCCAATTGATTCAGGTTCTCATAATGATATGGATTATTTTACCTTTTTGGAAAGTAGTGTTGTTTTGTTACCTTTCTTTGAAGAATTCATTCAAGTAGGGTATGAGTTGAAATATCTGCCAATTACTGAAACTTTCAAAAAAATTAGAAAAATTGGTGTTTTAGCAGAGAATGAAATGCTTCATGTGACGCAAAATGTGAACACGCATAAAGGAGTTATTTTTTCATTAGGTATTTTCTTAACGATTTGTGGTAGGTTAGAAGTTTGGAAAAATGATGTTAGTTTAAAGCAATTCCAAATGGAAATAAAAGAGATGACATGTGATTTGTTAAATGATTTTGAAAACTTACCTAATGATAAAAGTGAGTTAACTTTTGGAGAAAAATTGTTTGTGGAACATGGAATGACTGGGATTCGAGGCGAAGCTCAATCTGGTTATCCAAGTGTGTTTGACTATGGCTTAACTTTCTATGATAAGTATCAAGGTAAAAATAATGAACAATTAATTGATACGTTGATGTTTTTATCACTTCATGTAGAAGATACTAACTTGATTAAACGGAGTCAGAGTATTTCAGTATTTGAATCGTACCGAGAAATGGCAAATAATTTTCTTGAGTTAGGCGGTTACTCGACTGAGTCAGGGCTGAACTATCTAAATAAATTAAATAGGCTGTTAAAAGAAAAAAATTGGAGCTTAGGTGGAAGTGCGGATACTTTGATATTGGTTGTTTTTGTTTCGAAATTAGTGAAGTTAGGATATTTGAAAAAGTAA
- a CDS encoding DUF3953 domain-containing protein, which yields MGFWVMISLLFLGLLLFSIGNKKAKRFSVFFKLSGSICLLVAIWLGFPK from the coding sequence ATGGGATTTTGGGTAATGATTTCTTTACTATTTTTAGGTTTACTTTTATTTTCTATTGGAAATAAAAAGGCTAAGCGATTTAGTGTATTTTTTAAATTGAGTGGTAGTATTTGCTTGTTAGTAGCTATCTGGCTAGGATTTCCTAAATAA
- a CDS encoding NADPH:quinone reductase produces the protein MKGILVSEFGSSDVLNYTELQSVPVGDDEVRISLKAVGINPVETYIRQGTYSLLPELPYTPGKDGAGIIEEIGKNVTEFNVGDRVFVSVGGNKGRGTYAEEIICNTEFIYPLPDNLNFEEGAALGTAGMTAVHALHQKGKIKPGDYVLIHGATGGVGNLAVQLAKLHGAIVIATAGSIEGMTMLEKLGADFVLNHREENYLTVIDDITKNHGIDVIIEMLANVNLGKDLEVMALNGRVVIVGNRGEVTINPRLMMTKDVQVMGFISANMTQTERKENSHQLVAALKSGVRPVIEQIFSLEDAHKAQDFMMSERKTLGKIVLKVGE, from the coding sequence ATGAAAGGTATTTTAGTTTCAGAATTTGGTAGTAGTGATGTTTTAAATTATACAGAATTACAAAGCGTACCAGTTGGGGACGACGAGGTAAGAATATCTTTAAAAGCAGTGGGAATTAATCCTGTTGAAACCTATATCCGTCAAGGAACATACAGTCTTTTACCAGAATTACCATACACACCAGGCAAAGATGGTGCTGGAATTATCGAAGAAATTGGTAAAAACGTTACAGAATTTAATGTAGGAGATCGAGTTTTTGTCTCAGTTGGAGGAAACAAGGGTCGTGGTACTTATGCAGAAGAAATAATTTGTAACACGGAATTTATCTATCCATTACCAGATAATTTAAACTTTGAAGAAGGCGCAGCCCTTGGAACAGCTGGAATGACGGCTGTTCATGCCCTTCATCAAAAAGGAAAAATTAAACCTGGTGATTATGTGTTAATTCACGGTGCAACGGGTGGTGTGGGGAATTTAGCTGTACAATTAGCTAAGTTACATGGTGCTATTGTTATTGCCACAGCGGGTAGCATTGAAGGGATGACCATGCTAGAAAAATTAGGAGCTGATTTCGTTCTTAACCATCGTGAAGAAAATTATCTAACTGTGATTGATGACATCACAAAAAATCACGGTATTGATGTGATTATTGAGATGTTAGCTAATGTTAATTTAGGTAAAGATTTAGAAGTCATGGCGTTAAATGGTCGAGTAGTGATTGTTGGAAATCGTGGTGAGGTGACGATTAACCCGCGCTTGATGATGACCAAAGACGTTCAGGTGATGGGATTTATTTCAGCAAACATGACACAAACAGAACGAAAAGAAAACAGCCATCAATTGGTTGCAGCTTTAAAATCAGGGGTTAGACCAGTCATTGAGCAGATTTTCTCCCTTGAAGATGCTCATAAAGCGCAAGATTTTATGATGAGTGAACGCAAAACCTTAGGTAAAATTGTGCTGAAAGTGGGGGAATAA